The DNA segment TTTTAGGGGCTGGCGCCGTGGGGCAATTGATTTGCCATCAACTGCATTCGGCAGGATTAGCCGTAGGCCTGATAGCGCGTGAATCAGTATCCACTTCTGAGGCGACGGATTGGCAAGACCTTGTGTTTTGCCCTCTGCCATCAACAGATGCAAGTGCCGATTCAGTGTCATACCGAGTGCCTAAAGTTAGTTTAGACAGCACAGGCTTACAGCAGGTTAAGCTGCTAATTGTGTGCGTTAAGGCTTATCAAGTCGTTGATGCTATTAGCCCTTTACTCGACAAACTCTCGCCCCAGTGTCATATCCTGTTATTGCATAATGGCATGGGTCCACACTTGGCTCTCGCGCCCAAATTACAGGGTCGCGGCTTAAGCCTTGGTACTACCTCCCAAGGCGTGCTGCGCCAGTCCCGCTGGCAAGTCAAACAAACCGGTCAAGGCTTGACCCAGTTTGGCCATTTTACCGGTCCCGCATTATCGCAAGCACTGCGTGATGGGCTGCTCAACGCTATCCCGAGCAGTGAATGGGTTGAGGCAATTATTCCGAGTCTTTGGCAAAAGCTTGCGGTAAACGCCGCGATTAATCCCCTGACCGCCCTGCATCAATGCCCGAATGGCACCTTGGCTCAAGCAGAATTTACCCAGACCATCGCCAGTATCTTAGATGAACTGGTCGAGGTGGCCGCCCACGATGGCATAGCACTGGATAGACAAATGCTTGAAGTGCGCGTGTACCGGGTGATTGAACTCACGGCCGCGAATTTCTCCTCGATGCACCAAGATGTAGCACACCATAGGCCAACCGAGATTGAACAAATTAATGGTTATATTTGCGACCGCGCCAGCGCGCACGGTTTAAGTGCAGCCACCAATGCCCAAATGTGCCAAGCCATTAAACGGTTGTCGGCAATAACGCCACAAGCTTAATCAATATAATCAGTTGATTTAAAATGGATTTAACCCTATCCAATCGAGCTAAATAAAACTCGGCGATATTCCAGCATTTTAAAATGCACTCGAATTGGTATTTTGATACTAAATGCACCATAACTGCGCACCAAATCGGGGCGTAATCACCTGTTTTTGCACTCTTTTGCGGCAAAAACGCTGTCTATTTGAGTGCACCACATTGTTAACATAATGATAATAAAAACATTATTGTTATGGCCTGATTCCTGCTTTGTTCACCTAACTTACGTCTGAAGTTCGTTGGAGAATAAAGTTGAAACTCATCACCGCTATTATTAAACCCTTTAAAATTGATGATGTACGTGAAGCGCTGACGCAACTTGGCATCCAAGGTATGACAGTGACCGAAGTACGCGGTTTTGGTCGCCAGAAGGGACATACAGAGCTGTATCGCGGCGCAGAATATGCGGTCGACTTTCTCCCCAAAATGAAGCTTGAAATTGCCATCCATTCCGAGCAGGAAGATGCGGTCATCGAAGCCATTGTTGCCGCGGCTCACACGGGTAAAGTCGGTGACGGTAAGATATTCGTCACCCCACTCGAGCAAGTGATCCGCGTGCGCACCGCTGAGGAAGGGAGTGATGCAATATGACCCAACAGACACCCGCACTTAACACTAAGATCGAGCGCAGCACGAATACGCCAAACGGCCAACACGCAAAGTCCGCTCCGCCAAACACTCGTTATTCAAAATTGGGTTATCAGGCATTATTAGCGCTGTTCGCCAGCGGCTTTGCAGGCACAGCGTTGGCCGATGAGGCACAGCTCAGCGGCGCCAACACTGCCTGGATTTTAAGCTCATCTGCCCTAGTCCTATTGATGACACTCCCAGGGCTGGCGCTGTTTTACGGCGGTCTGGTGCGCAGTAAAAACGTGCTATCGATTTTAATGCAGTGTTTTTCTATCGCCGCTATCGCCTCCGTGCTGTGGTTTGTGGTGGGTTACTCTATCGCCTTCGATACCGGCAACGGTTTTATCGGCGGGCTTGGCAAAGCTTTTCTAGCCAGCATTGGTCGCGATAGTGTCAGTGGGGATATTCCCGAACCTTTATTTATGCTTTTCCAGATGACCTTCGCGATTATCACGCCAGCGCTGATCATCGGTGGCTTTGCCGAGCGGATGAGGTTCTCCGCCGTACTGATGTTTTCAAGCACTTGGTTGCTGTTAGTCTATGCACCTATCACCCACTGGGTGTGGGGCGGCGGCTGGTTGGCGGAACTTGGCCTGTATGACTTTGCTGGCGGTACAGTCGTACACATTACTGCCGGGGTAGCGGCACTGGTGGCGGCAAAAGTGTTAGGGCCGCGTAAGGGATTCTTAAACTCGGCCATTATGCCCCATAACTTGACCATGACAGTGACAGGCGCGGGCATGCTGTGGGTAGGCTGGTTTGGCTTTAATGGCGGCAGCGCTTTAGGCGCCAATGGCACTGCGGCCATGGCGATACTCGCAACCCACTTAGCCGCGTCGATGGGCGCCATCACGTGGGCAGGGATCGAGTGGTATAAATTCGGTAAGGCCAGTGCACTCGGTATCGTCACCGGCATGGTGGCAGGCCTTGGCACTATCACTCCGGCATCGGGTTATGTCGGCCCTGCTGGCGCGTTAGTGATCGGTTTTCTTGGTGGCGTGGTCTGCTTCTTTTCAACTGTGTACATTAAACAAAAGCTTAAGATTGACGACTCACTCGATGTGTTCCCAGTGCATGGTGTCGGCGGTATTCTCGGTACGTTACTGGCGGGAGTGTTTAGTTCGACTCAGCTTGGGATCTTCAGCGGTTATGGTTTTGCCAGTGTGAACCACACTATGCTTGACCAACTCGGGGCACAGGCCATTGGCGTTATCGCTACGTTCACCTATACAGCGATTGTAACTTGGTTATTGTTTGTGGTGATTGGCAAAATCCTCGGTGGACTTCGCGTCAGCACAGAGCAGGAAGTGAATGGCCTAGATCTTTCCGAACATGAAGAAACAGGTTATAGCCTGTAGCTCGATAACTACACTTGCCATCAGGACTCACGTCCTGATGGCAAGTTTACTGATACCGCTTGTTAATGAACCTTCAGCCATTGCCTAAGCTCATCTAATTTCATCGGCTTAGCGTATAAATAGCCCTGCAAAAAGTGCACTTCACGACTGATTAAATAGTCCGCCTGCTCTTGGGTCTCCACCCCTTCGGCCACAGCCACATAATTCATCTTATGGCAGAGTTCGATGATGGTATCGAGCACATGGGAGGTCACCGAATCTTGGCCTATGGTATCGATAAAGCATTTATCGATTTTAAGGTAATCCAAGGTAAAGGTTTGCAGCAGCGACAAGGTTGTCTGCCCAGTACCAAAATCGTCAATCGCCACCAGAATCCCCAGCTCACGTAGCGCCGCAATTCGCTCACACATATCCGCCGTTAATAATTGCCGCTCGGTGATTTCGATTAACGGCTGCACACCGATTTCGGCAAACGCATCCCTAAGGTAACGAAACTTAGCCTCGATATCACTTTGGATAAAATGCTCGGGCGCCACGTTAAAACCGACCCTAAAAACCGGTTCCACTTGCATCGAGCTAAAATCGGCCAAGGCCCGTTCAAAAATATAATTGGTTAATGGCACGATTAATTGGCTTTCTTCGGCGATGGGAATAAACAAATCGGGACGAACTAAACCCATTTGCGGATGTTGCCAACGCACCAGCGCTTCAACGCCTTTGGCTTTGCCATCTTCACTGCTCACAATAGGTTGATATACTAGGAAAAACTCTTTATTTTCAATGCCGCTTCTAATGTCGTCCGCAAGGGAGTGGCGCCCACGATGCTTTGTCAGCAATAGGCTGGACAATATGATCAGGGTAAATATCAGCGGCAGTGATAATGCAAAGGCAATCCAATAAAAATGCCAAAACAACCCCTTAGAGATCTCCAGCAGGATGACAAAATCCTGATGCACATCAAACTGATCCTTCGCCAATACCCTAATAACTTGGTTACCACTAAACTGCGGGCTTGAGGGCAACGTCGCCCCATGTAAGCCAAGCACAACGGTTTTCACCGCGCGAGGAAAGACATCCGGCTGAATAAAACTATCGATAAGGTATTGGCCTTCGGAAACAACAACAGCGCCGTATTGCGTATTCTCATTCTTATAAATCGTGATGATCGCAGGTACGCCCGGCCGAGCAGGCGTCTCAGGCACGATATATTGCGCGCCATCTTGCAAACTATTCGCAGGAAGTAAGGTATTTAAGGGGAGATTCACCTCCCCGTAATCGACGAGCAGTAAAACGCGTTTGCATTGAAGAGTAATACGCCCCGAAAATAAGGCTGAAAACGCATGTACTCAGTTAACTTGCCGCAATCTTGTTCAGTTATGTCCTTGGCAAACTCACCCACTTCATCCGATAAGTCTAAGATGGCCTCTAGACGCTCCAAATTGAAACGGCCAATTTCCGCGGCTTTATTATGGCTAAAATAGCCCGCGATAACGTAACTCAATAGCAAAGCTAAAAAGATGGGCAGCAGGAATAAAGTTAGCCAGTGCTTTAATGTCGATTCGGATAGGGAGAAGGTGTGACGCATCGAAATTTGGGCAAGAATCGTACGGACTGGCATAGTAACAAATCCCCGTTGAATCGATTGTTATTTTTTGTATCGACAGTATCTTAGCGACTTAAAGAATCAAAGATATAGCCGATTTGATCTTTCTTGCCCTATGTTTTGATTAATCGATTATCGGGCCTGCGCAACTTCACTAATCGATACCGACTTTGCCATCAATTGCCGCATTATTCCCACATCACTAATATCGCCGCCAAGGCGATTAAGATAAGGCCGAGCAACTCTTTGATTTTCACTTTCTCTTTGAGCCAGAATGCCGAAATCAACATCATAAAGAAAATTTCCACTTGGCCTAGGGTTTTCACGTAGGGTACGGCCTGCAAAGACATGGCACTAAACCAACCAATAGAGCCAAAGCAGCTAGCGGTACTCGTCAGCAAGGTTAACTTAGGCCGTTGGATTAAGGCGATTAACGTTTCCTTATCCTTTAGGACTAAATAACTGACTAACACTAAGGTTTGTAGACATATCACCAAAAGCAATACCCAAGCGGCGCTATGGGGAAAGCCGACATTTAACCTCAGGCTTGCTTCCCTCACCCATAAAGAGGTCAGTGCAAAGGCGCTGCCGCTAGCAATGCCAAGGAGCACTGTGCTTAGGGATAACTGCCTAAGTCCTTGCTTGGCGCTCAATAAAAACACGGCAACGCCACCTAAAATCACCCCAATCCAACCGAGTAACGATAAATGAGTGCCAAAAAAGAAGGTGCCTAATATCGCGGCGACAATGGCCTCACTCTTGGCAAGCCCGGCACCGATGGCAAAATTTTGTTGTTGGAACAACTTAACCATCAAACCAGTCGCGAGGATCTGCATCATAGATGCACCGACAATAAAGCCGATAAATTCCGCCGTAAAATGCGGTAATCCCACATTGTTCCAAAGATATAACAGCCCAAGATACAAGGCAGCAATCGGGCCAGCCCAAATAAACCGCGCTAAGGTGACGCCCGCCACCTTAACCTCTTTACTCAGTTGGCTCTGAAAGGCATTGCGCCACGCCTGCATAAATGCGGCTAATAAGGTAAAGAAAATCCACATCCGAGCCATCCTGTTACTGCCAGACTGCACTCTGACATGGGTCATACGTTATTTGGAGCCAACATCATAAACACAAGGTATTGATATCGCTATGGAGAAAATTTCACCCAATAAAAAACCCCGAACGATTCGGGGCTTTTTAGTTAAGAAGGTTCAGCCAAGCTTACTTGCTGGTATCAATCGGGTCGAAGGATTTCACCAAATCATCAATCGCCTTCATCTGCTTCAGGTAGTTTTCTAACTGGTGCAATGGTAAGGCACATGGACCATCACACTTAGCGTTATCTGGATCTGGGTGAGCTTCAATAAACAGACCCGCTAAGCCTAATGCCATACCACTACGGGCTAATTCTGTCGCTTGAGCACGACGGCCGCCCGCCGAATCGGCACGACCACCAGGACGTTGCAATGCGTGAGTGGCATCGAAAATCACTGGGTAGCCGGATTGCTTCATCTCATCCATGCCCAGCATATCAACCACTAGGTTGTTGTAACCAAAGCATGAACCACGCTCACACAGGATAATCTCATCGTTACCCGCTTCGTTAAACTTAGTGATGATATGGCGCATTTCGTGGGGCGCTAAAAACTGTGGCTTTTTCACGTTGATGATAGCGCCCGTTTTCGCCATGGCGACAACGAGGTCAGTTTGGCGCGCTAAGAAAGCAGGGAGCTGAATAATATCAACCACTTCAGCGACAGGCGCACATTGGTAAGGCTCATGCACATCGGTGATCAATGGCAGATTGAAAGTCTTTTTGATTTCTTCAAAAATCTTTAAGCCTTCTTCCATGCCCGGACCACGGTAAGAGTTAACAGAAGAGCGGTTTGCCTTGTCGAACGACGCCTTGAAAACATAGGGAATACCCAGTTTTTGCGTCACTTCGGCATAGGTTTCAGCAATCGACATAGCGAGATCGCGAGACTCAAGCACGTTCATGCCACCAAACAACACGAAAGGTTTATCGTTAGCGATCTCGATTGAACCTAGGTTTATGATTTTATTACTCATCGCAACTTCTCTCTAAAATGCTGGAACCTTACCAGCGCTGAACAGGAGCTAAGGCTACTATACCGCGACGGCTTGCAGTAACTGACCGCAGAGCCACGCCATATAAGTGCCTAGCGCATAACCAAATACGGCTAACAATACCCCAACAGGGGCTAAAGCTGGGTGGAACGCCGCCGCCACAACTGGCGCCGATGCCGCCCCACCTACGTTTGCCTGACTACCCACGGCCATATAAAACAAAGGAGCCTTAATTAACTTAGCAATCAATAACATAAAACCAGCGTGCACTATCATCCAAATAATGCCCACTAAAAAATATAGCGGTGTATCAAGGACCTTGCTTACATCCATATGTAAACCAATGGTCGCCACCAAAATATACAAGAATGCCGACGCTACCTTAGAAGCC comes from the Shewanella seohaensis genome and includes:
- a CDS encoding P-II family nitrogen regulator; translation: MKLITAIIKPFKIDDVREALTQLGIQGMTVTEVRGFGRQKGHTELYRGAEYAVDFLPKMKLEIAIHSEQEDAVIEAIVAAAHTGKVGDGKIFVTPLEQVIRVRTAEEGSDAI
- a CDS encoding ammonium transporter, producing MTQQTPALNTKIERSTNTPNGQHAKSAPPNTRYSKLGYQALLALFASGFAGTALADEAQLSGANTAWILSSSALVLLMTLPGLALFYGGLVRSKNVLSILMQCFSIAAIASVLWFVVGYSIAFDTGNGFIGGLGKAFLASIGRDSVSGDIPEPLFMLFQMTFAIITPALIIGGFAERMRFSAVLMFSSTWLLLVYAPITHWVWGGGWLAELGLYDFAGGTVVHITAGVAALVAAKVLGPRKGFLNSAIMPHNLTMTVTGAGMLWVGWFGFNGGSALGANGTAAMAILATHLAASMGAITWAGIEWYKFGKASALGIVTGMVAGLGTITPASGYVGPAGALVIGFLGGVVCFFSTVYIKQKLKIDDSLDVFPVHGVGGILGTLLAGVFSSTQLGIFSGYGFASVNHTMLDQLGAQAIGVIATFTYTAIVTWLLFVVIGKILGGLRVSTEQEVNGLDLSEHEETGYSL
- a CDS encoding ketopantoate reductase family protein, with product MFGQGASSAMEPQITDIAILGAGAVGQLICHQLHSAGLAVGLIARESVSTSEATDWQDLVFCPLPSTDASADSVSYRVPKVSLDSTGLQQVKLLIVCVKAYQVVDAISPLLDKLSPQCHILLLHNGMGPHLALAPKLQGRGLSLGTTSQGVLRQSRWQVKQTGQGLTQFGHFTGPALSQALRDGLLNAIPSSEWVEAIIPSLWQKLAVNAAINPLTALHQCPNGTLAQAEFTQTIASILDELVEVAAHDGIALDRQMLEVRVYRVIELTAANFSSMHQDVAHHRPTEIEQINGYICDRASAHGLSAATNAQMCQAIKRLSAITPQA
- the kdsA gene encoding 3-deoxy-8-phosphooctulonate synthase — encoded protein: MSNKIINLGSIEIANDKPFVLFGGMNVLESRDLAMSIAETYAEVTQKLGIPYVFKASFDKANRSSVNSYRGPGMEEGLKIFEEIKKTFNLPLITDVHEPYQCAPVAEVVDIIQLPAFLARQTDLVVAMAKTGAIINVKKPQFLAPHEMRHIITKFNEAGNDEIILCERGSCFGYNNLVVDMLGMDEMKQSGYPVIFDATHALQRPGGRADSAGGRRAQATELARSGMALGLAGLFIEAHPDPDNAKCDGPCALPLHQLENYLKQMKAIDDLVKSFDPIDTSK
- a CDS encoding multidrug transporter codes for the protein MWIFFTLLAAFMQAWRNAFQSQLSKEVKVAGVTLARFIWAGPIAALYLGLLYLWNNVGLPHFTAEFIGFIVGASMMQILATGLMVKLFQQQNFAIGAGLAKSEAIVAAILGTFFFGTHLSLLGWIGVILGGVAVFLLSAKQGLRQLSLSTVLLGIASGSAFALTSLWVREASLRLNVGFPHSAAWVLLLVICLQTLVLVSYLVLKDKETLIALIQRPKLTLLTSTASCFGSIGWFSAMSLQAVPYVKTLGQVEIFFMMLISAFWLKEKVKIKELLGLILIALAAILVMWE